The Oncorhynchus mykiss isolate Arlee chromosome 10, USDA_OmykA_1.1, whole genome shotgun sequence nucleotide sequence TGCCACTGTCGCAACGTCCGTTGTCCTGGCAACAAATCCATCTGTGACAAGACGTGGCAGGAGTTCTAAAATTGACAGACAGAATGACCTACTTTTATTTCGTCACACTCACAACCGTAAGCAATTTTACCTTGCAGGTAATGATGATGTTGTGTTGGGTTCAATTTCCTCAATGAATAAAAAGTAGCTATCGTAAGTTTCGACGTCGTCAGCTATAACGTCACTCTGTTCATTTTTGtaactggctagccagctagctatttAGCCAACAAGCTCGCAACGAACCAAATCATTGTTTAGAAAGTACCTTTGAGTTGCCTGGCTGTCGTTTTGTGTTTATAATTTTTCATAACGACAACGTCAAGTTTGATGTTGGACGAAAATATAATGTTCATTATGTCACAGTGACAACAGTCCACAAACATCGATAGACCAACTGCAAACCAGCCTTTAAAGTAACAGAACGCAACAGCAAGGCCGCAATAATCTGCGAGAAAGCCTTCAATTATAGGAAGCGGGACAATTTTACAACCAATTGGAGTGCATAAATCCTTTATCGTTGCAGCTCAGGGACAGGCAGTGGGATGAGGGAGTACCAAATTGGGGCAGTTCTGTGGGTTTGCGCGCGCGATGTGCCTAGAGGCATTCAAGAGAGAGAAAGGCGCTGCTGCTAGAGAGCATGTGAGTTTTTACCACTGACAGCTTTCCTGAAACCTTCAATGTGCCTCATCTAATCCTCCCAAAAAGAGATGGTGGGAAGGCATGAGGGGagagttgacagagagagaggggggggggggaaagagaccaagagggagtgggagaaagaTTTTTACAAATATTCAATTACTTTGAGTTTAGTCATCGTGGGCCTGGGGCCTCCAACGAAGTGCACCTCCTTCATCGTCATCTCCAGGCTTTCCTGATTTGCTTGGCTGGACTGTTGTGTTTCGGCTATGGTTGGGGGGCCGGTAGTGAAGGCCTTGCGGGTGGAGAGGGCCATCCCACAGGCCTGGGCCGCCCTGGGGACCCCGGGGACTTCCTGGACCTGGAGGTACCAGCGCAGCAAGAGAGGCAGCTGGGATAGCGCGCTGGCGTTGTGGCTCTGGAGGGAGCtctgtgggggaggaggaggggaaagtgAAGACAATGGCCTGAGTCAGCTAAGTGATTCATCAGAAGTGTCATCTGCACTGAACCAAGAGCCCAGGTTCCACCAGGCTGATCCCCTCCACTCATCACCCctctggagatggaggagagagacaggcactaAGAAAGGCaagggttgggagagagagatggacagctgtagaggggtgtgtgtgtacagacatGATGTATGTTAGTtattctatccttgtggggacctaaaatccccacaaggatagtaaaacaagaaaATGTCTCCCTCTTGGGGACATTTCCAACATtcccatgaggacaaaggctattttaagtttaggggttaggtttagggttacaattacggTTAGGGGTAAggggctagtggttagagttagggttagtgctatggtaaggtttaggggttaggtttagggttacaattacggTTAGGGGTAAggggctagtggttagagttagggttagtgctatggtaaggtttaggggttggggaaaataggattttgaatggaaattaaTTGAAGGTTCCCACGAGGATAGAAgaacataacgtgtgtgtgtgtgtgtttccaagagagagagagtgagagggaaacagacagagcaTAGAAAGAGGTGACAGTAGATAAAGCCAAGGGTCTTTTATCTGGCTCTCTGTCCTGTGGATCTGTGGATAGACGGCGGTGGCTGtgtgggagaagagaggagacatgcTAGGCTGAGTGTGAAACTGGAAACCACTGGAGCACAGCTGACCCCTAAGAGCCTCATTGTGAGAACTTCACTTCATTCCAATCCCAGGCTATACAGCTatgagaacaggaggagagatggaagaggagagaggtgtgCAGAGGAGACCCTGTTGACCGCTTGGCTCCAAGGCATAATAGATCGATAACTAACACCCCGTGGTGGCATCTCATAAAAACCCAAACCAccaaaacactaaacaaaatatgGGAAATCTATAACTAAAAAGTTCCCAGGAAAACTCAGCTAGGGGCAAATTAAAATAACTTTATTTTACAAACTAACTTGatgatgaactacagtaagtgattGGCAGCAAATCTCATCCTTTCAACACCAATCTCGCAACCTAATTTCTCACATCCGAAATTAGGCTCTGACAATGACATCATTTTAAAATCAGCACGTCGAACCAAGCATGATCCCAAAGCCGGTTCATTGAAATGCATATCAACCAACTACATTTAAAATAGACCTATTTGTCATCATCCACAGCCAGGTGGACCACCTTTGAGAATATAATctgtgctgactgactgactgacacacacacaaacacacacttacttAGGAAGGCACTGTTCTGTCTGGTTTCCACTGTATAAAGCCTCTGTGGGTGTACAGGTACCACCTGATGAGACATTCAATGTAGAAGGGCATCATGCATCATTTCAGAGGCCTTCATAATACGGTCGACATGGCAACAGGTGTAAGTACTCAAATGAGGTAGCAGGTGATGACAGGGGACAATAGGGTAATATGCTACTGTTAAAATAAAATGTGCCACACACTCAGAGCTACCACTTGTCTAAAACTAGCATGGAGACTAAACAGGCCTGGGAAATGCAAGTTGCATAAAGATTGAAGAAACACGATTGCAAGAGAAGTGCTGGTAGTTTACATATTTAGTGACCAGCAGAAGGGAGGCTTGGTCCGTGGAATATAAATCAAGTGCATAAAGCAAGAACTCTGTAGCctgagtcccagatctgtttgtgccgttTTGCCAGTGACAGCAATGGAGTTGgaaagacagcacaaacatatcTAGGACTCAGGCTAAGAGTTCTAGACTAACTTCCCTTCAAACATATAACTAACAGATAACCTCCAAGGGCCTTCCTTACCAGGTATTGATGGATACAAGGCAGCaacaccacatcagtcagagtgaaGTACAGCCCCTCGGCAAACACATGCTCCAGCTGTGGCAGCTCTGTGGTCTTCACTTTCCTGATGTCAGAGCTCTCCCTAATGGTCGTGGACGGAACTGCACCACTATCCACATAGAGCTTGGCCAGGGCTGCTTGGAGTTCTAGCCCGTTGGCGGACTGCGAATCCTGGGGCTGGGTGACGTCTGTCCCTTGGTCCTCTTGGAGGTCCTGAGAGATTTTCTTCTGGTGGTTCTTCTGCTGCTGCTGGAGCTTCTGCCGGCGGATCTTGTCGTCGTTGTGCACCTTGACGGGCTCGCCTAGTGTCTTTTCAAGGTTGAGGAGGGCAGAGGGGAGGTGCAGGGATGGGTTAGTGGGCTGCCGGAGGTGGGCCTCCACAGCTGAGGGGATACTGAGCTCACACAGCCTGGTCCACTGGCTCACCTATAAGGGAGAGGAGGAACATGCATTCATTTTGACTAATATTTGTGGCATTGGTGTAATGTAGAGTTGTATTTTTATACAGCAGTACTGTGTGTCCAAGACAACTAGTAAACAAGTCTATCCCATATTATTCACTAGCTCATAAAAAATCCCTCTGGAAGAATATAAGATTCAATTGGTTTTCCAATGGGAAAGCTCCTACTGATGTGTGACAATTTAATTATGCCtagaaacaaaaaaacaaaaacactaatgTCATCTATACACAAACAGAATCATTCGTAGTTTTGCCAATGGCACTGCATGCATACCATAATAATTGAGTGTTGCCCCTTACCTCAGCGCAGGCCTTCAGACAGGTCTTCTTGAACCCTAGCAGTGATGCTGCATCCTTCCTTCTGGGGTCTGCCTCACAGGTCCTGTCTATAATATGCCTGAGCACCACAGCCAGCCCGGCCCTGCAGTACCTCCCAGTCTCATCCAGTACGGCGGGGAGACGGCAGCCCCTCACCAACACAGGCAAGTCCTTGACATGGACCATCGAGACAGCTAAAGACGTTGGTACCTGTCGAAGCAATATTGTTGTTACACATATCGATGTTGACATGTATTCATTCATCTTCACTATATTGTGTTAAATAGTTGACTGAAACCTGCTCAGTAAAGTTTTCCCAACTTCGTTGCCTGTCATTACTGTCTACAACACAAAGCAAATCGACAATGACAAACCTGTGACTTCCAGGATTGTGAGCTTTGTGTGTCAGGCTTGGCAGAGACGAGGAAGACTTTGAATGATGTGCACTCGCAGTAAGACAGGAGAAAGAGTGAGATGGAGGTGTGTAGGGGAACAGAGGGCTGCTCGTTTTGGGAGGATAATTCCAGGTAGAGACACTCTGGCTGCTCCTGATGTGGGTCTGTCTGCGTCATTGTGACAGGAGGTACTGAATAGGTTGAATATTGGTGTCAATCAAACCTGTAAACACGACAAATGGTACTGTGGCAACAAACTGACCAAAGTTAGCTGACTAAAGTTAACTCCATACATCTCAAGATGTATGTCTATATCGTGAAGTAGAGTTTAGTCTGCTAGACTAAAGTTGCTAGCTAAGACTAGCAGATGCTTGCATATCCAACGTTAACTTACCTACTGTTAGCTAGGTAGTAGCTGTCTAGCTAGGTATACATTTAGCTAGTGCTCTACATAGTTAGCCCACGCCTCGTTTCTGCTTAGGTTCTGACAATCAAGCAAACTATGATACATTGAAATTAGCTACTTACAGTTCATGTGAAGCTCACTGTGCACGTTGTTATAGTAAGCACGTCACTTCCTCAAGTCAGTTCCACGTGTAACAGTCAATACAGACCGACCTGATCAATGATACATACATACTTAAATTAAATGTAAACATTGTATTACAAAATGATGTATACACTATATAGTTATAGTGACGTATTTTGAATACAGTCTAGATAATCAAAATATGCTACGGGTAATGTCGAGGTCCGTACAACAAATTAGCTTGCTTGTTTCTTCGGATGTATTTAGTGGATGGACAAGAATGCCGCTGGGAAATAAAGGCGTTTCAGCTACAGTAGCTCAAATGCGACTTGTTAAGTTACTGTGAATACTTACGTGTCATAATAACCACATTGGTGTGAGAAATACACGTTAAAGATATTTGAGAGTAAGGTAAGGTAATCAAACATGACGAATCTCAACTAACCTTTGCTAGCTTACTAGCTAGGTAGCTACTTGAGCTAACTAGCAGGTTTCCCAACCAAGGCTAACGTTAACTTAGCTACTTGGTATAGCTAGATAGCCAACTGGACACCTTGCTAGACACCTTCAGAAGCTGACAGTCACGTACAAGTCAGAATTTCTTACCTAGCATTATGTACATGCAAGTTAGTGTAGAAGCAGTTGACCTTTGTGTCAATAGTAACTAGTTGGTTATGTTTTCTGTCTAGCTTTGCCGTCCAGCAATATCACTAAAGTTACTCACTAGCTGTGAGATCACCAATTAGCCAGTACTATATGTATCAACTGGATGAGGCCAAAAACAGGTCGGGCCTATAGTCAAAGCATATGCCATATTCTACATCCTTTCTATCTACAGTTCAGTGTGATCATGGCTGCATCAGTGAGTCTGGAGTTGGACCCTGTCTTCCTAAAGGGACTGGGATACTTGCACTCAAAGAACAAAGACTCTGTGGATAAACTCCGAGCTCTTCTGGATGAGTCTCTATCAGGCAGAGGGAGTGATTCCTCTTACCGCTCATCACTGAAGGTATGGACTATTGTAGCttagttggtagaacatggtgcaTGCAAAGACAGGATTGTAGGAtcgattcccaggaccacccagacgtacaaaaatgtatgcacacatgactatGTGGCTTAGGATAAAagggtctgctaaatggcatatattattattatactatatgGCATTCATTCACCTCTCTTCAGAACATGATGTTGTCATCATTTTACAGGCTGGCGCGATTATATTCTTATGATGTCATCATATGGGGTTTTGACAGTAGTCCAAAGGGAATCCATAGACATACATGATCGAGgtgtaaaatatgaaaccttGCCTAGGCCCCTGTGTCTTGCTTTGCCTGTGTCAATCGTTATCATTTCAGACGTCCCTTCGCTGCCGCTTGTCTCTAGTTCTTTCAGTCACTCCCAACATTTGTATCCTGGAGAAGTAGCTCTGAAGCCTCGTGTTTAAaaaacaaactttatttgtcacatgcgccgaatacaacaagtgtagaccttgtATCTATCAACAGGAGGTGGAGGTGACGAAGGTGTCCGTGTCCAAGATGAGCATAAATAAACAGGACTCTAAgtcctcctgtagctcctcctcttcatctagcagcagcagcagcaagtcCAGCAGCTCAGAGAAGAGCAAAAAGGAGGTGGAGAAGAGGCCTTCAGACAAGGTACGAAATGGAATGGATGCTGTGCCTGAGTAGGGGATAGGGATTTATTCATGATCTAGGCTAGTTAGTTCCAGAACCAAACCAGTACTGCAAATCATGGAAACCACAAAAACCACGTGTAATCGTTCGTCATACATAATGTTATTACATTGAATTTTAAGACATTCATCCATATTCCAGTAATTCCATTCCTTTTGTTGAGACAATCTAGAACCAAACATGCATGCACAATTATCCACTGTACATACATAATGTTATACATTGGATACAAAATTGGAGTAATTTGTTCAGTGTGACATATCTTCAGTTTGTTGAGATGACACAGAACGTAAACCGTCACGTAAAGGTCATACGTCAACATTTTAGTATGAAATCCGTGTTTGTTGAGGTTGAAATAGAACATACCACCTACATATCAACTTTATAAACCTTCATAACACTGTTATATAACCTTCCTAACACCTTTATTGCACTTTCCCTTTGTCTTCCAGGTGAGGGTAGAGCTAGGTGAAGGACCTGAGCCGTCTAAGAAGCCTCGCCTGGAGCCCAAGCAGCAGGAGAACCGCTCGTCCCCCGTCACAGTCCAGCCCTTCAAAGACATACCTCTGCCTGACTTCTCCAACTTCGACGCGGAGACCAACGCTGACGACTTCGCCATGGAGATGGGGCTGGCCTGTGTGGTTTGCAGGTAGGTACCTGGATGTTTTTGAATGCCACCTGGGTCGCAACTGAAAACAAAAAAGTCCATGTAGTCTTTTCCTGTTTGTCCTGTTTCCCCGTTTGGTGCCTGTGAACACTACGTCTAACTCTCAGTGATCAAtgactgtatgtactgtgtgtaatgtgttttcattgagaaataaaatcaatcaataaGTTTCATGTTGATGACCTCAGGCAGATGACGGTGACGTCGGGCAACCAGCTAGTGGAGTGCCAGGAGTGCCACAACCTCTACCACCAGGACTGCCACAAGCCCCAGGTGACGGACAAGGACGTCAACGACCCGCGCCTGGTGTGGTACTGCGCCCGCTGCACCCGGCAGATGAAACGCATGGTAAGAGATGGATAGACGACAAAGTCATCCTGGCTGAGTCTGAAATGGCATCCTGTttcttacatagtgcactacttttaaccaaatCCCTATGTGCGCTtgccagaagtagtgcactatatagggaatagagtgccattttggacgcaaaCCATGTGAGCAATACTTATAATAAGGGGTGTATTCAGTGAGTTGAGACCTTctgaacgttgcagatagaaatttAATGAACAGAGCTGAAACGATTCCTTACTCTAACTGACAGACAATCATCTATtttctacacaatacatttctatctgaacattctGTAATGTTGTACACTCCCAAAAAGACTCCAGTTGAATGGGTTCTTatgctgttgttgtttttcctGCCAGGCCCAGAAGACCCAGAAGCCTTCACAGAAGCCGACACCAGCCGTTGTGTCAGCAGCCCCCGTGGTGAAGGACCCTCTGGTGAAGAAACCGGAACTCAAGGTCAAACCCGACACATCCAGCACCTTTCAGGCCTTCAAGCGAACTGAGGTGAAGGTAAGCATTACAACACCAGAGCTGCATATTTGAACTACAAGGCATATTTAGGTTAAATGACATTTTTCAATGAGATATACCTTGTCTAATGCAACCTGATCATGTAATACCCAGACATTATACGACATTACATGGCATACAGTGCAATAGCCTTTTCGAAGATGGCGGACATTTAGGTTGAATGTAAAGACTAAATGTTTATATGTTGTCATGCAAACTGACCATGTGTGTAATACCTGGACATTATACTAGGAGGAAAGGATCAGAGTTATTTTGATATGCTTAGGATTATTGCATCTCTAACGCTTGTTTCTTTCCCTCCTAGGTGTCTGCAGCAGTATCTGCCAACCCCTCCAGTAGCAGCGGCTCCTTGCAGTCGGGAAGCGGCCTCACAGGGTGGGCCGCCTTCGGGGCCAAGACCACCGCTGGCCCTGGCGCCAGCACCAAACCTGGCTCCTCAGGGCCAAGTGGAAGTAGCAAgacctcctccacctctaccccccctGGCCAAAAACCTGCCGGACTCTCCGGGCTGGCCAGCTCTAAGACGGGCGGAGGACTGGGTGGCAGTGGCTCCAAGATGGCGATCGGAGGAGGAAATGGAAATAATGGCGATGGTGGAAACGGCTCCAGCTCTGTGCCTCTGAAGCCTCCTCCACCTCTGACCCTGGGGAAGCAGACCCTAAACCGGTCCTCCAGTGGGGAGAACCAGGGGAAGGGGACAAGTCCTGGGTCCTCCCCCAGTGGGCCTCAGCCTAGCCTGGGTGGGAACAGCGGAGGGTCTGGGGGCAATGGAGCAGGGAATGGGAACGGTAACGGGTCGAAGGCTGCGGCTGAAGCGCCAGGGGGTGGCAAGGCGCCCACGTCCCAGGAGTCTCAGCTCAACGCCATGAAACGCCTGCAGATGGTGAAGAAGAAAGCGGCTCAGAAGAAGCTGAAGAAATGAATGGAATGAGAGGAGTAGTGAGGGAaggaagagaacgagagagagaagtgtgtaaGTAAGATGTTCGAGGTGGAAGTTATGAATGGGAGTGCGTGCCAGAGCATTGAATTAACTGTAACGTGGATGTAACCGTATCCAATTGAATACTTGAATTTCATTGATGTATGAAATGCTGCTGGAGAGACTGTTAGTGGCTATAATGTGCCTCTTCGTTCTGTCCAAACTCAGCCACATCACAGAAAATTGAAATAACACGTTTGTTTTTGGGGGGggcaaaatgtaataaaatgtattattttttatgACATAGTagaattgtctttttttttgtgaGGATAAATCTGAAGTCTGAAAAGGACATGAGATCATCAGCAAGCAGTCATCAAATGAACAAGCTGTTAATTGAACAGGATCAGGCACCACTGATAAAGACTCTTTATTCATCACTGATGAGTGATCTAAAATATACACATTACATGGAGGAATTGTATAACTCTAAAATACATGAtctctttcaaaatacatttgcTTGACATATATTAGAATAAATCATTATTTTCATTGGGACGACACACATTCACAATATAAATTCATCAACACTGCAGGTGGCAATACTAAGTGCTCAGCACACTGATAGCTCCATTCTTCGTGCAAAACGCATATATGCAATTATCTTAACAGTCATGATCTTTTGATAATTACATTGTCTggtcaatacatttttttattttttatagagAGACAGATTACAGTCAAATCCTATCCCAAATCGACCCTATGCCTGTGGAGATTTGAGAGGATATGGTAATAAATCTACCTTGTCCTGATATGCTAGCCGGAATTTCCACCTTGTTGCTACGGTACAACTATCAAATGCTCTCAAATCTCCACAAGGCCATAGGACCGGTTTCCTGAACAGAGATTTGGCCTAGTCCTTGGGAGTCTATTAAAATTGCATTTTAGTCCAAGACTAGGCTAaaactgtgtctgggaaacctgcCTGTAGAGGCTAGGAGTCCATTTGGGACTGGGCCTTCTTAATCCCAATCTATTCCTTTATGCGTATGACATTTTGCCGAGGTAGTTGGCTGGGACGTAGCCCTTCTGTCCGTTGGCCTCGGCCAACCACCAGTCCTTGTTGCCTCCCAGGTCGCTGAACTTGAGGATCCTCACATGCTGGTTCTCCTGCATGGTCAGCTCCTGGTCGCAGCGTGCCTGGAACCCGTACACCGCATAAAactggagaaacagacagaacatTCACCATAGAGCA carries:
- the LOC110497311 gene encoding glutathione S-transferase C-terminal domain-containing protein-like isoform X2; amino-acid sequence: MTQTDPHQEQPECLYLELSSQNEQPSVPLHTSISLFLLSYCECTSFKVFLVSAKPDTQSSQSWKSQVPTSLAVSMVHVKDLPVLVRGCRLPAVLDETGRYCRAGLAVVLRHIIDRTCEADPRRKDAASLLGFKKTCLKACAEVSQWTRLCELSIPSAVEAHLRQPTNPSLHLPSALLNLEKTLGEPVKVHNDDKIRRQKLQQQQKNHQKKISQDLQEDQGTDVTQPQDSQSANGLELQAALAKLYVDSGAVPSTTIRESSDIRKVKTTELPQLEHVFAEGLYFTLTDVVLLPCIHQYLSSLQSHNASALSQLPLLLRWYLQVQEVPGVPRAAQACGMALSTRKAFTTGPPTIAETQQSSQANQESLEMTMKEVHFVGGPRPTMTKLKESGIEAVFSPHPCPSWTLPWDSLPEAVNPTEGKMSDVRAARKRQQLNNLVAMATELARPGDTVVDFCSGGGHVGIVLAHTLPDCQVILIENKEESLVRGKVRSAELGLTNIGFIQANLDYFTGPFHIGVALHACGVATDMVVEQCIQAGATFVVSPCCYGFVQNTLKFTFPRSKRFLETLSYKEHMILCRFADQTAVQLPSERRLIGKQCMGLVDLDRSWAAETHGYSVRVMTMEPDSCSPKNNMLVGVAGGGAGGDNYATQ
- the LOC110497311 gene encoding glutathione S-transferase C-terminal domain-containing protein-like isoform X4, with the translated sequence MVHVKDLPVLVRGCRLPAVLDETGRYCRAGLAVVLRHIIDRTCEADPRRKDAASLLGFKKTCLKACAEVSQWTRLCELSIPSAVEAHLRQPTNPSLHLPSALLNLEKTLGEPVKVHNDDKIRRQKLQQQQKNHQKKISQDLQEDQGTDVTQPQDSQSANGLELQAALAKLYVDSGAVPSTTIRESSDIRKVKTTELPQLEHVFAEGLYFTLTDVVLLPCIHQYLSSLQSHNASALSQLPLLLRWYLQVQEVPGVPRAAQACGMALSTRKAFTTGPPTIAETQQSSQANQESLEMTMKEVHFVGGPRPTMTKLKESGIEAVFSPHPCPSWTLPWDSLPEAVNPTEGKMSDVRAARKRQQLNNLVAMATELARPGDTVVDFCSGGGHVGIVLAHTLPDCQVILIENKEESLVRGKVRSAELGLTNIGFIQANLDYFTGPFHIGVALHACGVATDMVVEQCIQAGATFVVSPCCYGFVQNTLKFTFPRSKRFLETLSYKEHMILCRFADQTAVQLPSERRLIGKQCMGLVDLDRSWAAETHGYSVRVMTMEPDSCSPKNNMLVGVAGGGAGGDNYATQ
- the LOC110497313 gene encoding integrator complex subunit 12 isoform X1 — protein: MAASVSLELDPVFLKGLGYLHSKNKDSVDKLRALLDESLSGRGSDSSYRSSLKEVEVTKVSVSKMSINKQDSKSSCSSSSSSSSSSSKSSSSEKSKKEVEKRPSDKVRVELGEGPEPSKKPRLEPKQQENRSSPVTVQPFKDIPLPDFSNFDAETNADDFAMEMGLACVVCRQMTVTSGNQLVECQECHNLYHQDCHKPQVTDKDVNDPRLVWYCARCTRQMKRMAQKTQKPSQKPTPAVVSAAPVVKDPLVKKPELKVKPDTSSTFQAFKRTEVKVSAAVSANPSSSSGSLQSGSGLTGWAAFGAKTTAGPGASTKPGSSGPSGSSKTSSTSTPPGQKPAGLSGLASSKTGGGLGGSGSKMAIGGGNGNNGDGGNGSSSVPLKPPPPLTLGKQTLNRSSSGENQGKGTSPGSSPSGPQPSLGGNSGGSGGNGAGNGNGNGSKAAAEAPGGGKAPTSQESQLNAMKRLQMVKKKAAQKKLKK
- the LOC110497311 gene encoding glutathione S-transferase C-terminal domain-containing protein-like isoform X3; protein product: MNLPPVTMTQTDPHQEQPECLYLELSSQNEQPSVPLHTSISLFLLSYCECTSFKVFLVSAKPDTQSSQSWKSQVPTSLAVSMVHVKDLPVLVRGCRLPAVLDETGRYCRAGLAVVLRHIIDRTCEADPRRKDAASLLGFKKTCLKACAEVSQWTRLCELSIPSAVEAHLRQPTNPSLHLPSALLNLEKTLGEPVKVHNDDKIRRQKLQQQQKNHQKKISQDLQEDQGTDVTQPQDSQSANGLELQAALAKLYVDSGAVPSTTIRESSDIRKVKTTELPQLEHVFAEGLYFTLTDVVLLPCIHQYLSSLQSHNASALSQLPLLLRWYLQVQEVPGVPRAAQACGMALSTRKAFTTGPPTIAETQQSSQANQESLEMTMKEVHFVGGPRPTMTKLKESGIEAVFSPHPCPSWTLPWDSLPEAVNPTEGKMSDVRAARKRQQLNNLVAMATELARPGDTVVDFCSGGGHVGIVLAHTLPDCQVILIENKEESLVRGKVRSAELGLTNIGFIQANLDYFTGPFHIGEHMILCRFADQTAVQLPSERRLIGKQCMGLVDLDRSWAAETHGYSVRVMTMEPDSCSPKNNMLVGVAGGGAGGDNYATQ
- the LOC110497313 gene encoding integrator complex subunit 12 isoform X2, which translates into the protein MAASVSLELDPVFLKGLGYLHSKNKDSVDKLRALLDESLSGRGSDSSYRSSLKEVEVTKVSVSKMSINKQDSKSSCSSSSSSSSSSSKSSSSEKSKKEVEKRPSDKVRVELGEGPEPSKKPRLEPKQQENRSSPVTVQPFKDIPLPDFSNFDAETNADDFAMEMGLACVVCRQMTVTSGNQLVECQECHNLYHQDCHKPQVTDKDVNDPRLVWYCARCTRQMKRMAQKTQKPSQKPTPAVVSAAPVVKDPLVKKPELKVKPDTSSTFQAFKRTEVSAAVSANPSSSSGSLQSGSGLTGWAAFGAKTTAGPGASTKPGSSGPSGSSKTSSTSTPPGQKPAGLSGLASSKTGGGLGGSGSKMAIGGGNGNNGDGGNGSSSVPLKPPPPLTLGKQTLNRSSSGENQGKGTSPGSSPSGPQPSLGGNSGGSGGNGAGNGNGNGSKAAAEAPGGGKAPTSQESQLNAMKRLQMVKKKAAQKKLKK
- the LOC110497311 gene encoding glutathione S-transferase C-terminal domain-containing protein-like isoform X1, giving the protein MNLPPVTMTQTDPHQEQPECLYLELSSQNEQPSVPLHTSISLFLLSYCECTSFKVFLVSAKPDTQSSQSWKSQVPTSLAVSMVHVKDLPVLVRGCRLPAVLDETGRYCRAGLAVVLRHIIDRTCEADPRRKDAASLLGFKKTCLKACAEVSQWTRLCELSIPSAVEAHLRQPTNPSLHLPSALLNLEKTLGEPVKVHNDDKIRRQKLQQQQKNHQKKISQDLQEDQGTDVTQPQDSQSANGLELQAALAKLYVDSGAVPSTTIRESSDIRKVKTTELPQLEHVFAEGLYFTLTDVVLLPCIHQYLSSLQSHNASALSQLPLLLRWYLQVQEVPGVPRAAQACGMALSTRKAFTTGPPTIAETQQSSQANQESLEMTMKEVHFVGGPRPTMTKLKESGIEAVFSPHPCPSWTLPWDSLPEAVNPTEGKMSDVRAARKRQQLNNLVAMATELARPGDTVVDFCSGGGHVGIVLAHTLPDCQVILIENKEESLVRGKVRSAELGLTNIGFIQANLDYFTGPFHIGVALHACGVATDMVVEQCIQAGATFVVSPCCYGFVQNTLKFTFPRSKRFLETLSYKEHMILCRFADQTAVQLPSERRLIGKQCMGLVDLDRSWAAETHGYSVRVMTMEPDSCSPKNNMLVGVAGGGAGGDNYATQ